In a single window of the Flavivirga spongiicola genome:
- a CDS encoding sugar phosphate nucleotidyltransferase: MKIIVPMAGRGSRLRPHSLTIPKPLIPVAGQPIVHRLVKDIAKVLKQPIEEIAFVLGDPAWFGDDVVSSLQDLAKSLGAKASIYRQDQPLGTGHAIMCAKPSLSGPAVIAYADTLIRAEFDLDVTADSVIWTKQVKNPEAYGVVKLNGHSEIVELVEKPETFVSDQAVIGIYYFKDVAILKEKLQEILDENVMNGGEYQINDGIKRMMAEGKVFKTGTVDEWMDCGNKAITIETNQRMLGFLKADNQEQLVSPSTKLDNSTIIEPCFIGENVILKDSTIGPYVSIGSNSMIENSSVKNSLIQTNTTIKNANLDDAMIGNHVKYDGNYTSVSIGDYSVLE; the protein is encoded by the coding sequence CGGGGCAACCCATTGTTCATAGATTAGTAAAAGATATAGCCAAAGTTTTAAAACAACCTATAGAAGAAATAGCTTTTGTTTTAGGTGATCCAGCTTGGTTTGGTGATGATGTGGTTTCAAGTTTACAAGATTTAGCAAAAAGTTTAGGAGCTAAAGCTTCTATTTATCGTCAAGATCAACCGTTAGGTACCGGCCACGCCATTATGTGTGCAAAACCATCATTGTCTGGACCTGCAGTTATTGCATATGCAGATACACTAATTAGAGCTGAATTTGATTTAGATGTGACTGCAGACAGTGTTATTTGGACCAAACAGGTAAAAAACCCTGAAGCTTATGGCGTTGTTAAATTAAATGGCCATAGTGAGATAGTTGAGTTAGTTGAAAAACCAGAAACCTTTGTGAGCGATCAGGCAGTCATTGGAATTTATTATTTTAAAGACGTGGCTATTTTAAAAGAAAAGTTACAAGAGATACTGGATGAAAATGTTATGAATGGAGGAGAATACCAAATTAATGATGGCATTAAACGTATGATGGCCGAAGGGAAAGTTTTTAAAACAGGAACCGTTGATGAATGGATGGATTGTGGCAATAAAGCTATAACCATTGAGACGAATCAAAGAATGTTAGGCTTTTTAAAAGCAGATAATCAGGAGCAATTAGTATCGCCATCGACAAAATTGGATAACTCGACCATTATAGAGCCCTGTTTTATTGGCGAAAATGTTATTCTTAAAGACAGTACGATAGGGCCTTACGTATCTATAGGGAGTAACAGTATGATTGAGAATTCAAGTGTTAAGAATAGCTTAATTCAAACAAATACCACAATTAAAAATGCTAATTTAGATGATGCTATGATTGGTAATCATGTTAAATATGATGGTAATTATACATCTGTAAGTATTGGAGATTATTCAGTATTAGAATAA